Proteins encoded in a region of the Streptomyces sp. NBC_00310 genome:
- a CDS encoding nSTAND1 domain-containing NTPase: MGRRERPVDPNAGPVQRFAYELRKLRREADGITYREMARRAHYSVTSLSQAAAGEQLPSLAVTLGYVGACGGDPVEWERRWRAVEGEMAVQVREDEDAEPPYQGLARFEPEDHDRFFGRGELTSALRQSVAEHRFTAVFGPSGSGKSSLLRAGLIPSLRRDGGNGDSNHSRDGDEGHGGSGVQLAAIRVLAPGEHPLTTHADALRPPTDLPGTGRDILVVVDQFEEVFTLCQDQAERTAFIDLLLTAHRPDSGLRVVIAVRADFYSRCAEHRGLARALRDTSVLVGPMSPAELREAVVKPAQATGLMVERSLTARLVREVEGRPGGLPLLSHVLRETWRRRRGRALTEDAYQAAGGLDGAIAQTAEDIYTGLSPAQAELARLLLLRLIAPGEGSQDTRRPVPRTELDVAAPDDVELVLDRLARARLLTLDDDTVSLAHEALITAWSRLGAWIDEDRERLRAHRHLTEAARAWDDLGRDPGALYRGARLAAAGEHFRGTSGRSAALTSLEDAFLTASLADRTRERRRRHVLVSALSCLLVLALVAGAIAWQQSSTSDRRRVEAEAGRLAALAATLRLTDPEQAMRLSIAAWRLARTTETRSALLGSLGQKEQDVFTVPAGTGAESADDHLSADGRTVLSITPDRIDTWDVRTHRRTRTQPGVGGSPDDQAEEWMAVSQEGRTLALLDEGAVRLWDVRTAHETGRLAVESPMDAQFGPGGHVLVVESWGPDLDGPMNLQAWDLRQRRRLLRLPIGESETVQDTAVSPDGRWLAVCTDARPLEIRNLGGGGRKLPLPWLDRAGKRDCFAGEFAFTPDSRGIALMSDTGIRLWDFGSGRALAQLKAEGIEEFRFSADGRFVVASTPDEILLWRVAAPGAPVFRYILVNETPQELRLDLAEGVIRYMSGSGAIVRSLRLGSAVTDRWQNRETGGAKWSGDGRTLATVGRTDDLAGYELLDAHGSLVAKLPGEPCPPPEPDRRGPGEQTLEDGALEEEVETSVRRLQAAAVRLYNCSDGMAFSPDGGYFAYGRIRRDHDSSSSERQLITVWDVRARRVLATVDLGRGGTPVPDGEMPLGVSGFALGADGRTLAVSRAAEREVLELWDVRAGKRLRTLPGFAGEELVVRPDGGVVVSWQDSVADLSSGQVTQRVLGGDDTNALAFSPDGARLAVGDGLGRVTVWDGDLRERLGVLPGTYTESRRAENEGVGALAFSPDGETLAVAGDLGTVQLWDTDSHRLLGSALSTPGDMIHSLAFGPDGGTLYGAGAHVPVQAYDIDPDRVAARLCARAGSGLSPADWRTYLPGIPYRATCPSAPSGRSDGTADG; this comes from the coding sequence GTGGGGCGTCGAGAGAGACCGGTCGACCCGAACGCGGGACCGGTACAGCGCTTCGCGTACGAGTTGCGGAAGCTGCGGCGCGAGGCGGACGGCATCACCTATCGGGAGATGGCGCGGCGCGCCCACTACTCGGTGACCTCGCTCTCCCAGGCGGCGGCCGGCGAGCAGCTCCCCTCGCTGGCGGTGACCCTGGGGTACGTCGGTGCCTGCGGCGGCGACCCGGTGGAGTGGGAGCGGCGCTGGCGCGCGGTGGAAGGGGAGATGGCCGTCCAGGTCCGCGAGGACGAGGACGCCGAGCCGCCCTACCAGGGCCTCGCCCGGTTCGAGCCGGAAGACCACGACCGGTTCTTCGGTCGCGGTGAACTCACCTCCGCTCTACGGCAGTCGGTCGCCGAACACCGCTTCACCGCCGTTTTCGGCCCGTCCGGCAGCGGCAAGTCCTCCCTGTTGCGTGCCGGGCTGATCCCGTCCCTGCGGCGCGACGGCGGCAACGGTGACAGCAACCACAGCAGGGACGGCGACGAAGGCCACGGCGGCAGCGGCGTCCAGCTGGCCGCCATCCGCGTCCTGGCCCCGGGGGAGCACCCTCTCACCACACACGCCGACGCGCTCCGGCCGCCCACGGACCTGCCCGGAACAGGGAGAGACATCCTCGTCGTGGTCGACCAGTTCGAGGAGGTTTTCACGCTCTGCCAAGACCAGGCCGAGCGCACCGCGTTCATCGACCTGCTGCTCACAGCCCACCGCCCGGACAGCGGGTTGAGGGTCGTCATCGCAGTACGCGCCGACTTCTACAGCCGCTGCGCCGAACACCGCGGCCTCGCCCGTGCTCTGCGCGACACCAGCGTGCTCGTGGGTCCCATGAGTCCGGCCGAGTTGCGCGAGGCTGTCGTCAAGCCTGCCCAGGCGACCGGCCTGATGGTCGAACGCTCGCTCACCGCCCGCCTGGTCCGCGAGGTGGAGGGCCGCCCCGGCGGCCTGCCGCTGCTGTCGCATGTCCTGCGAGAGACCTGGCGCAGGCGTCGGGGGCGGGCGCTGACCGAGGACGCGTACCAGGCGGCGGGCGGGCTCGACGGCGCCATCGCGCAGACCGCCGAGGACATCTATACCGGGCTCTCGCCCGCACAGGCCGAGCTGGCCCGGCTTCTGCTGCTCCGACTGATCGCGCCCGGCGAGGGCTCCCAGGACACCCGCCGCCCCGTTCCCCGCACCGAGCTCGACGTCGCCGCCCCCGACGATGTCGAACTCGTCCTCGACCGCCTGGCCCGCGCCCGCCTCCTCACTCTCGACGACGACACCGTCAGTCTTGCCCACGAGGCCCTGATCACCGCCTGGTCCCGGCTCGGCGCCTGGATCGACGAGGACCGCGAACGCCTGCGCGCCCACCGTCACCTCACCGAGGCCGCCCGTGCCTGGGACGACCTCGGCCGCGACCCGGGCGCGCTGTACCGGGGCGCCCGCCTGGCCGCCGCCGGGGAGCACTTCCGGGGCACCTCCGGGCGCTCTGCCGCGCTCACCTCCCTCGAAGACGCCTTCCTGACCGCCTCCCTCGCGGACCGCACCCGGGAGCGCCGCCGCCGTCACGTCCTCGTCAGCGCCCTGTCCTGCCTGCTGGTCCTGGCTCTGGTCGCCGGTGCCATCGCCTGGCAGCAGAGCAGTACCAGCGATCGCCGGCGAGTCGAGGCGGAGGCCGGCCGCCTCGCCGCCCTCGCCGCCACCCTGCGTCTGACCGATCCGGAGCAGGCGATGCGCCTCAGCATCGCCGCCTGGCGGCTCGCGAGGACCACGGAGACCCGGTCGGCTCTGCTCGGTTCCCTCGGGCAGAAGGAGCAGGACGTCTTCACCGTCCCCGCCGGCACCGGCGCCGAGAGCGCCGACGACCACCTGAGCGCCGACGGCCGGACAGTCCTGTCGATCACACCGGACCGTATCGACACCTGGGACGTACGCACCCACCGCCGCACCCGCACCCAGCCCGGCGTCGGCGGGAGTCCGGACGACCAGGCCGAGGAATGGATGGCGGTCAGCCAGGAAGGGCGCACGCTCGCCCTGTTGGACGAGGGAGCCGTACGGCTGTGGGATGTCCGCACGGCCCACGAGACCGGCAGGCTCGCCGTGGAGTCGCCCATGGACGCGCAGTTCGGGCCGGGCGGGCATGTTCTCGTTGTGGAGAGCTGGGGACCGGACCTCGACGGTCCGATGAACCTGCAGGCGTGGGACCTGCGGCAGCGGCGGCGGCTCCTGCGTCTCCCGATCGGGGAGTCCGAGACGGTTCAGGACACTGCCGTCAGCCCGGACGGCCGATGGCTGGCCGTCTGCACCGACGCACGGCCGCTGGAGATACGGAACCTCGGCGGTGGGGGCCGCAAGCTGCCGCTGCCCTGGCTGGACCGTGCGGGGAAGCGCGACTGCTTCGCGGGCGAGTTCGCCTTCACCCCGGACAGCCGCGGTATCGCGCTCATGAGCGACACCGGTATCCGTCTCTGGGACTTCGGTTCCGGCCGCGCCCTCGCTCAGCTCAAGGCCGAGGGCATCGAGGAGTTCCGGTTCAGCGCCGACGGCCGTTTCGTCGTGGCGTCCACCCCTGACGAGATCCTGCTGTGGCGGGTCGCGGCGCCCGGCGCCCCTGTGTTCCGCTACATCCTGGTCAACGAGACTCCGCAGGAACTCCGGCTGGACCTTGCCGAAGGCGTCATACGGTACATGTCGGGCAGTGGCGCGATCGTCCGGTCGCTGAGGCTCGGGAGCGCGGTGACCGACCGCTGGCAGAACCGGGAGACGGGCGGCGCGAAGTGGAGCGGCGACGGCCGGACGCTGGCCACCGTGGGCCGCACCGACGACCTGGCCGGGTATGAGCTGCTGGACGCGCACGGCAGCCTGGTGGCGAAGCTGCCGGGTGAGCCCTGCCCTCCGCCGGAGCCCGACCGGAGGGGTCCGGGCGAACAGACGCTTGAGGACGGGGCCTTGGAGGAAGAGGTCGAGACGTCCGTGCGCCGACTGCAGGCCGCGGCGGTGCGCCTGTACAACTGCTCCGACGGCATGGCGTTCAGCCCCGACGGCGGGTACTTCGCGTACGGCCGGATCCGGCGGGACCACGACTCGAGTTCCTCCGAACGCCAGTTGATCACTGTGTGGGACGTACGCGCCCGCCGCGTGCTCGCCACGGTCGACCTGGGCAGGGGCGGTACGCCCGTGCCGGACGGCGAAATGCCCCTCGGCGTCTCCGGATTCGCCCTCGGTGCCGATGGCCGCACCCTCGCCGTGTCCCGCGCCGCCGAGCGGGAGGTGCTCGAACTGTGGGACGTACGCGCGGGAAAGCGTCTGCGCACGCTGCCCGGCTTCGCGGGCGAGGAACTGGTCGTGCGCCCGGACGGCGGGGTGGTCGTGTCGTGGCAGGACTCGGTCGCTGACCTGTCGTCCGGACAGGTGACGCAGCGGGTGCTGGGCGGGGACGATACGAACGCCCTGGCGTTCAGTCCGGACGGCGCCCGTCTGGCGGTGGGCGACGGGCTGGGCCGGGTCACGGTCTGGGACGGGGACCTCCGCGAACGCCTCGGCGTGCTGCCGGGTACGTACACCGAGTCCCGTCGCGCGGAGAACGAGGGAGTGGGCGCACTGGCCTTCTCGCCGGACGGCGAGACCCTGGCCGTCGCGGGTGACTTGGGCACGGTGCAGCTGTGGGACACCGACTCGCACCGGCTCCTCGGATCAGCACTGTCCACGCCGGGCGACATGATTCACTCGCTCGCGTTCGGCCCGGACGGCGGCACCCTGTACGGGGCGGGCGCGCACGTGCCGGTACAGGCGTACGACATCGACCCCGACCGGGTCGCCGCCCGCCTCTGCGCACGGGCGGGCTCCGGACTGTCCCCGGCGGACTGGCGGACATACCTGCCGGGGATCCCTTACCGGGCGACCTGTCCATCGGCACCGTCCGGCCGGTCGGACGGAACGGCGGACGGATAG